From a single Bacteroidia bacterium genomic region:
- a CDS encoding response regulator transcription factor — MKKTILLYGLLMAALVWLLKYLDYRFLVRDISMEIYMGLIATLFTGVGIWMGLKLTKPKIVVPPRELERFTPDNSCLEQTGISPREYEVLELLAQGLSNQEIADKLFVSLNTVKTHTSNLFSKLDVRRRTQAVQRAKELGLLP; from the coding sequence ATGAAAAAAACGATCCTCCTCTATGGTTTACTCATGGCTGCCCTCGTCTGGCTGCTCAAGTACCTGGACTATCGTTTTCTGGTGCGCGATATTTCGATGGAGATTTACATGGGGCTGATTGCTACGCTTTTTACCGGTGTGGGCATCTGGATGGGGCTGAAACTGACAAAACCAAAAATCGTCGTTCCACCGCGGGAACTGGAAAGGTTTACACCAGACAATTCGTGTTTGGAGCAAACAGGTATCAGCCCCCGCGAATATGAAGTGCTCGAACTCCTCGCCCAGGGTTTGTCCAATCAGGAAATCGCCGATAAACTTTTTGTTTCGCTCAATACGGTCAAAACCCATACTTCAAATCTGTTTTCCAAACTCGACGTCCGACGCCGCACACAAGCGGTACAGCGCGCCAAAGAACTGGGCCTCTTGCCCTGA
- a CDS encoding ATP-binding protein: MYIDRVLLKTVEEKLVPGKAVLILGPRQVGKSTLLDEVARRSNFRVLRLDCDDAAVRARLETQTLPNLQNVVGNAELLMIDEAQRVKNIGLTLKIILDQMKTVRILVSGSSSFELSSQINEPLTGRKWEYTLLPFSTYEMEIFHGAFEESRLLHRRLIFGMYPEVVKNPGQEIEILNQLAGSYLYKDIFSFQDLRKPELFEKLLQTLALQVGSETSYNKLAEVVASDISTVQRYIDLLEKSFIIFRLPTFSRNLRTELKKSRKIYFYDNGIRNAVIGDYRLPELRTDIGGLWENFLISERHKRNVFHRFYGKTYFWRTVSHQEIDYLEEYDGALHAYEFRWNTKKQPRLPGSFLETYPGTSLKVVNPENYQAFLAPGEC; this comes from the coding sequence ATGTATATAGATCGGGTCTTATTGAAAACGGTCGAGGAAAAACTTGTACCTGGTAAAGCAGTACTGATATTAGGGCCACGGCAGGTGGGCAAATCCACGCTTTTGGATGAGGTCGCCCGGCGAAGTAATTTCCGTGTGCTGCGGTTAGATTGTGATGATGCCGCTGTAAGAGCAAGGTTGGAAACACAGACGTTGCCTAACCTTCAGAATGTGGTGGGAAATGCAGAACTGTTAATGATTGATGAAGCGCAGCGGGTGAAAAATATCGGATTGACTTTAAAAATTATTCTGGACCAGATGAAGACCGTCCGCATACTGGTCAGCGGATCTTCTTCTTTTGAATTGTCCAGTCAGATCAATGAACCACTTACTGGCAGAAAGTGGGAATACACGCTTTTGCCCTTTTCCACTTATGAAATGGAGATATTTCATGGAGCTTTTGAGGAATCTCGCCTGTTACACCGGCGACTTATATTTGGCATGTACCCCGAGGTAGTCAAAAATCCCGGACAGGAAATCGAAATTCTCAATCAGCTTGCAGGCAGTTATTTGTATAAGGACATTTTTTCGTTTCAGGATCTGAGAAAGCCGGAATTATTTGAAAAACTGCTTCAGACACTGGCACTTCAGGTGGGCTCAGAAACTTCTTACAACAAACTGGCTGAAGTAGTAGCGAGTGATATTTCGACGGTACAGCGTTATATAGATTTGCTGGAAAAATCATTTATTATTTTTCGCCTGCCTACATTCAGCCGAAATCTCCGCACCGAGTTGAAAAAAAGCCGTAAGATTTATTTCTACGACAATGGTATCCGGAATGCAGTCATCGGAGATTATCGCCTGCCAGAATTGAGAACAGATATTGGCGGTCTTTGGGAAAATTTTCTCATCAGTGAACGCCATAAACGAAATGTATTTCACAGATTTTATGGAAAAACCTATTTCTGGAGAACTGTAAGTCACCAGGAAATTGATTATCTGGAAGAATATGACGGTGCACTACATGCATACGAATTTAGATGGAATACAAAAAAGCAACCCCGGCTTCCGGGTAGTTTTCTGGAAACCTATCCCGGCACTTCACTGAAAGTAGTAAACCCCGAAAATTATCAGGCGTTTTTGGCGCCGGGGGAATGCTGA
- a CDS encoding DUF4199 domain-containing protein: protein MRKIVLIFGSIAGLICGVMFFLNHPADQAEAIKNMENGAVIGYATMIISLSGIFFAVRQYRDKYLGGTISFGKSFLMGLYITLVASVIYVAAWEIYYTNFGSNFGDVYVEYQKQQWTKAGMSAEQISTQVEAQQSMMDMYKNNMVFRMGMTFLEIFPVGLIISLICAVIFGVVLKNKGEAAASV, encoded by the coding sequence ATGAGAAAAATTGTACTGATCTTCGGAAGCATTGCAGGCCTGATCTGCGGAGTTATGTTTTTCCTCAACCACCCTGCCGACCAGGCGGAGGCGATAAAAAACATGGAGAATGGCGCAGTCATCGGGTATGCCACCATGATCATTTCGCTGTCAGGCATCTTCTTCGCCGTGCGACAATACCGTGACAAATATCTGGGCGGAACCATTTCTTTCGGCAAATCTTTTCTGATGGGATTGTACATCACCCTGGTAGCGTCGGTGATTTATGTCGCTGCGTGGGAAATCTATTATACCAACTTTGGCTCCAACTTCGGCGATGTTTATGTCGAATATCAAAAACAACAATGGACAAAAGCAGGAATGAGCGCCGAACAAATCTCCACACAAGTGGAAGCGCAACAGTCCATGATGGACATGTACAAAAACAATATGGTTTTCAGAATGGGCATGACTTTCCTCGAAATCTTTCCTGTAGGATTGATTATTTCCCTGATCTGTGCTGTGATCTTCGGGGTAGTTTTGAAGAATAAGGGGGAGGCCGCTGCTTCGGTGTAA
- a CDS encoding T9SS type A sorting domain-containing protein → MKPIAQLIFLGICLTVTDRMHAQPLMEIPFGTTPVIDGIISQDEWSDADTLSIAILNQTKTVTVLCKHDGNNLHLAYLGNLESVNARFPEVLLDVNNDKSATWLQDDWWFHVSATDCEYQGQYGNFDSCQLVRPNWTAVPNMTPGAPFTDTIEVQIPFTTINLDTSTSDTIGISFLVTNTFSAFEHWPASANRNNPSTWANAVFAAQTTGISQAESLWPSFTIFPNPSQGRFRLVFENEFIAETEIRIVNAWGQTVFTEKINARERHVERIFDLLAGPGIYWLQLKSGNHTASQTVIVAE, encoded by the coding sequence ATGAAGCCAATCGCCCAACTTATCTTTCTGGGTATTTGCCTTACGGTCACCGATCGTATGCATGCCCAGCCACTGATGGAAATTCCTTTCGGAACTACCCCTGTTATTGACGGAATCATTAGTCAGGATGAATGGAGTGACGCAGATACGCTAAGTATTGCCATTCTCAACCAGACAAAAACCGTTACCGTTCTCTGTAAACACGACGGAAACAATCTTCATCTTGCCTATTTAGGTAACCTGGAATCAGTAAATGCGCGTTTCCCCGAAGTATTGCTGGATGTAAATAATGATAAATCCGCTACCTGGCTGCAGGACGACTGGTGGTTTCATGTGAGTGCAACAGACTGCGAATATCAGGGGCAGTACGGCAATTTTGACAGCTGCCAACTGGTAAGACCCAACTGGACAGCAGTACCGAATATGACTCCGGGTGCGCCATTTACAGATACCATCGAGGTTCAAATACCTTTCACGACGATCAATTTGGACACCAGCACATCCGATACGATCGGTATTTCTTTTCTGGTGACCAATACTTTCTCTGCATTTGAACACTGGCCAGCCAGCGCCAATAGAAATAATCCTTCTACCTGGGCCAATGCCGTATTCGCGGCGCAAACTACCGGTATCTCACAAGCAGAAAGTCTATGGCCTTCTTTTACTATTTTCCCCAACCCTTCTCAGGGGAGATTCAGGCTGGTGTTTGAAAATGAATTTATAGCTGAAACCGAAATTCGCATCGTAAATGCATGGGGACAGACGGTTTTTACAGAAAAAATAAATGCCCGGGAACGGCACGTAGAGCGAATTTTCGATCTTCTGGCCGGTCCGGGTATTTATTGGTTACAACTGAAAAGCGGGAATCACACCGCTTCGCAAACGGTCATTGTCGCAGAGTGA
- a CDS encoding endonuclease/exonuclease/phosphatase family protein, with protein sequence MSFHYRLWIFIPSIILILFTFSCQPSSKQAEDTAFRLITHNVYYGFTKKPERKENWLAWMKAQTPDIVCLQELNEYTPEQLQQDATSWGHSYSVLLKENGFPTGITSRFPMEDIVRTEEGFHHGLIRVKIRDMYLYCIHLHPSNWEFRIRETQKILADIATLPSGAPVMLAGDFNTFSSHDSVYYSHGLLEPFFAGLDSANTQAKNLREGKLDYTPLTLLEAAGFTDMENSFRGEGYTFTGSFPGLLVKDENHGARRRLDYVFVNDVLRPRVHRAEIIADGTTEILSDHLPVVVDVRE encoded by the coding sequence ATGTCTTTTCATTACCGACTTTGGATATTTATTCCCTCAATCATACTGATCCTGTTTACCTTTTCCTGCCAGCCTTCTTCGAAACAGGCTGAGGATACTGCTTTTCGGCTGATTACGCACAATGTCTACTACGGATTTACCAAAAAGCCTGAGCGGAAAGAAAACTGGCTGGCGTGGATGAAGGCGCAAACGCCCGATATCGTCTGCCTTCAGGAATTAAACGAATACACCCCCGAACAATTGCAGCAGGATGCGACAAGCTGGGGGCATAGCTATTCTGTGCTTCTCAAGGAAAATGGTTTCCCTACCGGGATCACTTCGCGATTTCCGATGGAGGACATTGTGCGGACAGAAGAAGGGTTTCATCACGGATTGATTCGTGTAAAAATCAGAGATATGTATCTGTACTGCATTCACCTTCATCCCTCCAACTGGGAGTTTCGGATCAGAGAAACGCAGAAAATACTGGCTGATATTGCGACACTACCCTCGGGTGCACCCGTGATGCTGGCGGGCGATTTTAATACATTCAGTTCACACGATTCCGTCTATTATTCACATGGGTTGCTGGAGCCATTTTTTGCGGGGCTGGACTCTGCCAATACGCAAGCGAAAAACCTGCGGGAAGGAAAGTTGGACTATACGCCATTGACCCTGCTGGAAGCGGCGGGGTTTACTGATATGGAAAATTCATTTAGAGGGGAAGGTTATACATTTACCGGTTCTTTTCCGGGTTTGCTGGTGAAGGACGAAAATCACGGTGCGCGGAGGCGGTTGGACTATGTTTTTGTGAATGACGTGTTGCGCCCCCGCGTGCACCGTGCGGAGATAATCGCAGATGGCACAACAGAAATTCTGTCAGACCATCTGCCGGTTGTGGTGGATGTAAGAGAATAG
- a CDS encoding CHRD domain-containing protein, producing MKRTQLNLLHFSLLTRIPAFALVFLLSGFFAQAQTTFVAQLSGNQASVPILTPAKGDVTAVLTDSILVVSGSFSGLVGNFNANVAGGAHIHLGYAGRNGGIQLPLNSELDADLKGGVFLSDSNTFILTPAQIDALNSRQYYVNIHTTKYGSGEIRGQLLPASDDYFSARLFGSNSVPSVISDGQGSLLLELVGNQLIVSGSFNTLNGDFNPAAAGGSHFHKGLAGETGGIQIPLKPTVDGNLKGGVFLADSNTFTLTQTQIDLLYARELYANIHSTTVASGEIRGQVLNMPQMTFRTHLSGSNEPTPVTTRGTGQTILEYKDSVLTVSGTFQNLSSPVNTAVAGGAHIHTNIAGRNGGITFPLNLELDTTGRFGRFLADSNAFPVNAAQIQTLMNRRMYTNIHTFANGGGEIRGQVLPQSQFVMNGFLSGINDVSPRISTGLGSLKAEIQGNQLIVTGSFNNLQGDFNPAVAGGSHLHLGLAGSNGGIVFPLKPTLDPNNKGGTFEADSNTFTLSAGMRDTLKARMLYANIHTTLYAPGEIRGQLLHEATGYFVAPLSGTSSTVPIKTNGTGAVNIEWTGTRLIVSGSFSNLNSAFNPNVAGGAHLHAAYPGRNGGIQLPLVTVADTSGLSGRFEAASNILTARPGQIDTLLNRLMYVNIHTVNNTPGEIRGAVLPLAATYFTTHAKADNQLNTVSSPATGALKLTLTGNNLVVIGSFNALSLNYTASHFHIGANGSNGGVKIGLKPTIDPDQFGGVYEADSNRYVLDSAQIADIRSGNYYWNVHSSANPSGEIRGQVLPEINFFPNDDAVITTPSDGAIIEIVGPEDSVFTADWSAASDPDNDLLTYTWELALDSAFTQMIVRQKTLTNLSFSTTYDIIDSLLALYGVNVGDTVTLYHRALASDGSVASGGMGATVQLVRSGLTGLDELIFDQFTLSFFPSPVQDVAHMIVESQVNIRATLRVMDMAGRTVEARQVVIGTGHNDLEINFSDLGSGIYFVRLEQTEAAIPALKVIKR from the coding sequence ATGAAAAGAACTCAACTCAATCTACTTCACTTTTCACTTTTAACAAGAATACCTGCATTCGCGCTGGTATTCCTGTTGAGTGGATTTTTTGCTCAGGCGCAAACTACGTTTGTTGCCCAACTTAGTGGGAACCAGGCTTCTGTTCCTATCCTTACCCCGGCGAAGGGCGATGTGACTGCCGTGCTTACTGACTCTATATTGGTGGTCTCCGGATCATTCAGCGGATTGGTAGGCAATTTTAATGCGAATGTGGCTGGTGGTGCGCATATCCATCTCGGCTATGCCGGCCGCAATGGCGGGATTCAACTGCCGCTAAACTCTGAGCTTGATGCTGACCTGAAAGGCGGGGTATTCCTTAGCGATTCCAACACATTTATTCTGACTCCCGCACAAATTGACGCACTCAACTCCCGTCAGTATTATGTCAATATTCACACGACTAAATACGGCTCAGGGGAAATTCGGGGGCAGTTACTTCCCGCTTCAGACGATTACTTCAGCGCACGTCTATTTGGCAGCAATTCTGTTCCTTCGGTTATTTCTGACGGGCAGGGTTCTCTGTTGCTCGAACTTGTGGGCAACCAACTGATTGTTTCCGGATCATTTAATACATTGAATGGGGATTTTAATCCGGCGGCAGCAGGTGGTTCACATTTTCACAAAGGTCTTGCCGGAGAAACCGGCGGAATACAGATTCCCCTCAAGCCTACAGTGGACGGAAACCTGAAGGGCGGGGTATTCCTTGCCGACTCCAATACTTTTACCCTGACTCAGACGCAGATAGATTTGCTGTATGCCAGAGAGTTGTATGCCAATATTCATTCTACTACCGTTGCCTCCGGTGAAATCAGAGGTCAGGTACTGAATATGCCGCAAATGACTTTCCGTACCCATCTGTCGGGCAGTAATGAGCCCACTCCAGTTACGACCCGAGGTACAGGGCAGACAATTTTGGAGTATAAAGATTCTGTACTTACTGTGAGCGGAACATTTCAAAATCTGAGTTCGCCAGTAAATACTGCGGTTGCCGGTGGCGCACATATCCATACCAATATCGCCGGACGCAATGGCGGGATTACCTTTCCGCTGAATTTGGAGTTGGATACTACTGGCAGATTTGGCCGTTTTCTGGCAGACAGCAATGCCTTTCCGGTAAATGCTGCACAAATACAGACCCTGATGAACCGGCGTATGTATACCAATATCCACACTTTTGCCAATGGTGGTGGAGAGATACGCGGACAGGTTTTGCCTCAGAGTCAATTTGTGATGAATGGTTTCCTATCCGGTATCAACGATGTCTCTCCCCGCATCTCTACCGGTCTTGGCTCACTCAAAGCCGAAATTCAGGGCAACCAGCTGATTGTAACAGGTTCATTTAATAACCTTCAGGGCGATTTTAATCCTGCAGTTGCAGGTGGTTCGCATCTTCATCTGGGACTTGCAGGTTCGAATGGCGGAATTGTTTTCCCTCTCAAACCTACCCTTGACCCCAATAATAAAGGCGGAACATTTGAAGCAGACAGCAATACCTTCACCCTCTCTGCCGGAATGCGCGACACGCTGAAAGCAAGGATGTTGTATGCCAATATTCATACAACCCTTTATGCACCGGGAGAAATCAGAGGACAACTGCTTCACGAAGCTACGGGTTATTTTGTGGCTCCGCTTTCCGGTACCAGCTCGACCGTTCCTATAAAAACCAACGGGACAGGTGCTGTCAATATTGAATGGACAGGTACACGTTTGATTGTGAGTGGATCATTCAGCAACCTCAACAGCGCATTTAATCCTAACGTTGCAGGTGGCGCTCATCTTCATGCTGCTTATCCCGGCCGTAACGGAGGCATCCAGCTTCCGTTGGTCACTGTCGCTGATACCAGCGGTTTATCGGGCAGATTTGAAGCCGCCAGCAATATCCTGACAGCGCGTCCCGGGCAGATTGATACACTGCTAAACCGACTAATGTATGTCAATATTCACACAGTCAATAATACGCCTGGTGAAATCAGAGGAGCGGTATTGCCATTGGCTGCAACCTATTTTACAACACATGCAAAAGCAGACAACCAGTTGAATACGGTTTCTTCTCCTGCGACCGGTGCATTGAAGTTGACACTTACCGGTAACAATCTTGTGGTCATAGGGTCATTTAATGCGCTTTCGCTTAACTATACCGCCTCTCACTTTCATATCGGCGCAAATGGCTCCAATGGCGGGGTCAAAATCGGGCTCAAACCCACGATCGACCCCGACCAGTTTGGCGGTGTGTATGAAGCCGACAGCAACCGTTATGTGCTGGACTCTGCACAAATCGCCGATATCCGCAGCGGAAATTATTACTGGAATGTGCATTCCTCTGCCAATCCTTCCGGAGAAATCCGCGGACAGGTATTGCCGGAAATCAATTTTTTCCCCAATGACGATGCCGTGATTACTACCCCGTCAGACGGTGCGATCATAGAGATTGTAGGGCCTGAAGACTCCGTATTTACCGCAGACTGGTCAGCAGCCAGCGACCCTGACAATGACCTCCTGACCTATACATGGGAGCTTGCGCTTGACAGCGCGTTTACCCAGATGATCGTGCGCCAGAAGACACTCACCAATCTCTCCTTCTCCACCACCTATGATATCATCGATTCCCTGCTTGCACTGTATGGTGTGAATGTAGGTGATACGGTAACACTTTATCACAGAGCCTTAGCCTCAGATGGAAGTGTGGCTTCGGGGGGAATGGGCGCTACTGTACAACTGGTGCGCAGCGGACTGACGGGGCTTGACGAATTGATTTTCGATCAGTTTACCCTTTCGTTTTTCCCTTCACCAGTACAGGACGTGGCACATATGATCGTTGAAAGCCAGGTAAATATTCGTGCAACCCTTCGTGTTATGGATATGGCTGGCCGCACGGTCGAAGCGCGTCAGGTAGTGATTGGTACGGGTCATAATGATCTCGAAATCAATTTCAGCGACCTGGGTTCAGGGATATATTTTGTAAGACTTGAACAGACTGAAGCTGCTATCCCGGCGCTGAAAGTCATCAAACGATAA
- a CDS encoding type II toxin-antitoxin system PemK/MazF family toxin has protein sequence MPGDDIILCQITSQSSNDPYALPLTSHDFLSGSLPSNSFIRPSRIFTADKNIILKKAGTLRTSHTATVTKKIIDILT, from the coding sequence TTGCCGGGTGATGATATTATTCTCTGCCAGATTACCAGTCAGTCTTCCAATGACCCATATGCATTACCATTGACATCTCATGACTTTCTGTCTGGTTCATTGCCTTCAAACAGTTTTATACGACCTTCCCGGATATTTACGGCAGACAAAAATATCATTTTGAAAAAAGCCGGGACTCTTCGCACATCTCACACAGCAACAGTAACAAAAAAAATTATTGATATCCTGACCTAA
- a CDS encoding T9SS type A sorting domain-containing protein — protein MYRQHSRLILVISFMLGLYPTALHAQFWRQYPSGGAFDGQQTTDGGFIMIGTNNYFPGGGAAYLIKTDYRGDTLWTQGYNLLGSLETGMRVKQTSDGGYLVMGERKPLATPHIYYMKTDASGNLLWDKTMTDPFSQAGDFVEVNGGYALAGTVIGSGNNMDYYLIRIDDLGDTLWVKEYDWGGIDRCGRILQTGDGGFLLGGNVQANVNTLPHSVLLKVDSLGTVQWQATYNFTGAEVQLSDIYKLSGGGYLAAGALIDSLTGASTGYLQWYNISGQLTQTHFFSNSLLRSVRRVIELPGGDLLVAAYVFNPGSAADILLLRTTANGNVIWSKTYGSVAVNENEAAHAIGTTASGGYYIVGRLSILDQFLLIVTDSLGNTATNILRGNYFEDTNFNCLMDAGESPYGTIPFIIQAQNLSTNALFYASTGDSGKYEFLLPLGDYQLTPLSHPYLNYSSCLPLPVTSFTQTAQLAQVNVPFEVTYNCPLNYVDVSAPAFIIGDSCQITVQACNNGTSDSYPTLVQVELDSFLTYGGASYPLLSQVGQIFTFVLDTLIAGECKTIQIHTWLDSVVVPGQTHCVEAQIWPDTFCTNLAAWTGPQIQAEITCLGDTIRFDLTNVGEAMQAAHNYTIYIDDVIFVMGSFQLGSGGSQSLFEPATPGASYRIEAEQDTAFPPSLGDPQAIAFAEGCLPYPGGGFETGWITAFYNGNVAPSIDILCRQNGASYDPNDKLALPVGYDTAHYIYDNTPLSYMIRFQNTGTAPAQRVVIVDTLPPALDPLTIEPGGSSHAYTWRVDDQGVLRFTFNPIFLPDSTTDEEGSQGYVQFRIRQKPGNLPGTRIENRAAIYFDYNVPVITASVFHTVGEDFVRIEIVSTGIEKIEGDNVKVWPNPTGGQVHFSLEGGSQFRLLTCEIFNLLGQPVMFEAAQGTSVLTLNLANLPEGLYGYRLVGDGKVLDSGLVKKQN, from the coding sequence ATGTATAGACAACATTCCAGACTTATTCTTGTGATCAGCTTTATGCTGGGATTGTACCCGACTGCGCTTCATGCCCAGTTTTGGCGCCAATATCCAAGCGGGGGGGCATTTGACGGGCAACAGACAACCGATGGCGGTTTCATCATGATTGGAACCAACAATTATTTCCCGGGCGGCGGCGCTGCCTATCTGATCAAAACCGATTATCGGGGCGATACCCTCTGGACGCAGGGATATAATCTTCTGGGGTCGTTGGAAACGGGAATGCGCGTCAAACAAACCAGCGATGGGGGTTATCTGGTAATGGGAGAGCGAAAACCCTTAGCCACTCCGCATATTTATTATATGAAAACTGATGCGTCAGGTAATCTTTTATGGGACAAGACTATGACTGATCCGTTTTCTCAGGCTGGTGATTTTGTGGAGGTGAATGGAGGATATGCCCTTGCCGGGACAGTGATCGGTAGTGGCAACAATATGGATTATTACCTGATCCGGATCGATGATTTGGGTGATACGCTTTGGGTAAAAGAATATGATTGGGGAGGAATTGACCGTTGTGGCCGTATCCTTCAAACCGGAGACGGGGGCTTTCTGTTGGGGGGGAACGTCCAGGCAAATGTAAATACCCTGCCCCATTCAGTTTTGCTGAAAGTGGATAGTCTGGGGACGGTGCAATGGCAGGCAACCTACAATTTTACCGGAGCGGAGGTTCAGCTTTCGGATATATACAAACTTTCAGGCGGCGGGTATCTGGCGGCCGGAGCATTGATTGACAGCCTTACGGGTGCTTCCACCGGTTATCTTCAGTGGTATAATATTTCCGGACAGTTAACCCAGACACATTTTTTCAGCAATTCGCTGCTTCGTTCCGTGCGAAGAGTGATCGAACTTCCGGGCGGCGATCTGCTTGTGGCTGCCTATGTTTTTAACCCAGGTTCTGCAGCAGATATCCTCCTGCTTCGCACTACAGCCAACGGCAATGTCATTTGGAGCAAAACTTATGGCTCTGTGGCGGTAAATGAAAATGAGGCAGCCCATGCCATCGGGACCACAGCTTCAGGCGGTTATTATATCGTGGGGAGACTATCGATTCTCGACCAGTTTTTGCTCATTGTCACCGATAGTCTGGGCAATACTGCGACCAACATTCTCCGGGGAAATTATTTTGAAGATACCAATTTCAACTGCTTAATGGATGCGGGAGAATCTCCCTACGGCACAATTCCCTTTATTATTCAGGCCCAAAACCTCAGTACCAATGCGCTGTTTTATGCGAGCACGGGAGACAGCGGGAAATACGAGTTTTTGCTTCCTCTGGGAGACTACCAGCTCACCCCTTTGTCTCACCCTTATCTGAATTACAGTTCATGTCTGCCGCTTCCTGTCACTTCTTTTACTCAGACCGCTCAGTTGGCGCAGGTGAATGTGCCCTTTGAGGTAACTTATAATTGTCCGCTCAACTATGTGGACGTTTCTGCGCCAGCTTTCATTATCGGCGACAGTTGCCAAATCACTGTACAGGCGTGCAATAATGGCACAAGTGATTCATACCCTACACTGGTACAGGTAGAACTGGACAGTTTTCTCACTTATGGAGGCGCCAGTTACCCGCTGTTGAGTCAGGTGGGCCAAATTTTCACTTTCGTCCTCGATACCCTGATCGCAGGAGAATGCAAAACCATTCAAATACACACCTGGCTGGATTCTGTGGTTGTACCAGGGCAGACCCATTGTGTGGAAGCGCAGATTTGGCCCGATACGTTTTGCACCAATCTGGCCGCGTGGACGGGCCCGCAGATACAGGCCGAAATCACCTGCCTGGGTGATACCATACGGTTTGACCTTACCAATGTGGGGGAGGCCATGCAGGCCGCGCATAATTATACCATTTACATCGACGATGTGATTTTTGTGATGGGTTCATTTCAGTTGGGAAGCGGCGGGAGCCAGTCTCTATTCGAACCGGCTACGCCGGGTGCTTCTTACCGCATTGAAGCGGAGCAGGATACCGCCTTTCCGCCTTCTCTGGGCGATCCGCAGGCCATCGCCTTCGCCGAGGGGTGTCTGCCCTATCCCGGCGGAGGATTTGAGACCGGATGGATCACTGCCTTTTACAACGGCAACGTTGCGCCCTCCATCGACATCCTATGCCGCCAAAACGGAGCATCCTACGACCCCAATGACAAACTCGCCCTTCCTGTTGGTTATGATACGGCGCATTACATTTACGACAATACTCCGCTATCCTATATGATCCGGTTTCAGAATACAGGTACAGCCCCTGCTCAGCGTGTAGTCATTGTTGATACGCTCCCTCCGGCTCTCGATCCGCTCACTATCGAACCCGGTGGTTCCAGCCATGCCTATACCTGGCGGGTGGACGACCAGGGCGTGCTGCGGTTTACGTTTAACCCCATTTTCCTGCCCGACAGCACCACCGACGAAGAAGGCTCTCAGGGATACGTGCAGTTTCGCATTCGCCAGAAACCTGGAAACCTTCCCGGCACGCGTATTGAAAATCGTGCGGCGATTTACTTTGATTATAATGTGCCTGTCATCACGGCATCGGTTTTTCATACGGTGGGAGAGGATTTTGTACGGATCGAAATTGTCAGTACCGGGATAGAAAAAATCGAAGGAGACAACGTAAAAGTATGGCCCAACCCAACGGGCGGGCAGGTACATTTTTCTTTAGAGGGAGGCAGTCAATTCCGCCTGCTGACCTGCGAAATATTTAATCTGCTGGGGCAGCCGGTAATGTTTGAGGCTGCGCAGGGAACCTCCGTGCTTACCCTGAATCTCGCCAATCTGCCTGAGGGACTATACGGTTATCGGCTGGTGGGAGACGGAAAAGTGCTGGACAGCGGGTTGGTTAAAAAACAGAATTGA